One Vigna unguiculata cultivar IT97K-499-35 chromosome 7, ASM411807v1, whole genome shotgun sequence genomic region harbors:
- the LOC114189859 gene encoding long chain acyl-CoA synthetase 1-like, with the protein MKAFSVKVEEGREGKNGDLSVGPVYRNFLSQKEFPPLDPDFSTTWDIFCESVKNYPNNPMLGRRNIVDGKFGPYVWSTYKEVYDEVLHISSALRASGAEVGRRIGIYGSNCPEWIVAMEACSAQSLICVPLYDTLGPGAVNYIIDHAEIDVVFVQDKKVKEVLNPECKSSKRLKAIVCFTTLTQEEKDKASAIGIKPYSWDEFSNLGKENPKSTFPPQAHDICTIMYTSGTSGDPKGVVLTYENAMALVRGMDIFMEQFEDKMTVNDVYLSFLPLAHILDRTIEEYFFRKGASVGYYHGDLNALRDDLMELKPTLFAGVPRVFEKVYEGIKKAVEELNPIRRTVFGMLYNYKLGWMKKGYKQREASRLADLLAFRKVKARLGGRVRLIISGGAALSPEVEEFLRVTTCAFVCQGYGLTETCGPTTLGFPDEMCMVGTVGAVSIYNEIRLVEVPEMGYNPLETPPCGEICVRGKTVFSGYYKNPELTREAIIDGWFHTGDIGEMLPNGVIKIIDRKKNLIKLTQGEYIALEHLENVYGITPIVEDIWVYGNSLKSMLVAVIVPNEEVVNKWAYTNGHISSFPKLCSLDQLNKYVLSELKLTAERNKLRGFEHIKGVILESQPFDMERELVTATLKKKRNKLLKYYQVEIDELYQNLTKEKQKN; encoded by the exons ATGAAGGCCTTTTCGGTTAAGGTTGAGGAAGGAAGAGAAGGGAAAAATGGTGACCTCTCTGTTGGTCCAGTGTACCGCAATTTCCTCTCCCAAAAAGAATTTCCTCCATTGGATCCTGATTTTTCTACGACTTGGGATATTTTCTG CGAGTCTGTCAAAAACTATCCCAACAACCCGATGCTGGGACGACGTAACATTGTTGATGGAAAG TTTGGACCATATGTGTGGAGCACGTACAAGGAAGTTTATGATGAAGTTCTGCACATAAGTTCTGCTTTACGAGCATCTGGAGCCGAAGTT GGTCGTCGAATCGGAATTTATGGATCTAACTGCCCGGAATGGATTGTGGCAATGGAG GCTTGTTCTGCTCAAAGCTTAATTTGTGTGCCTCTCTACGACACCCTTG GACCTGGTGCTGTAAACTATATCATAGATCATGCAGAAATAGATGTTGTGTTCGTCCAGGATAAGAAGGTTAAAGAG GTTTTAAATCCCGAATGTAAATCCTCAAAGCGACTTAAAG CCATTGTGTGCTTCACTACATTAACACAGGAAGAGAAAGATAAGGCTTCTGCTATTGGAATTAAGCCATATTCCTGGGATGAGTTCTCAAACTTG GGAAAAGAAAACCCGAAAAGTACTTTTCCTCCTCAGGCTCATGACATCTGCACAATAATGTACACTAGTGGGACAAGTGGAGACCCTAAAGGAGTTGTTTTAACATACGAAAACGCAATGGCTTTAGTAAGAGGAATGGATATTTTCATGGAACAATTTGAAGATAAG ATGACTGTGAATGATGTGTACTTGTCATTCCTACCTTTGGCTCATATCCTTGATCGAACAATTGAGGAGTACTTTTTCCGTAAGGGTGCATCTGTGGGTTACTATCATGGG GATCTGAATGCGTTGAGGGATGATTTAATGGAGTTAAAGCCAACACTGTTTGCTGGTGTCCCACGGGTTTTTGAGAAGGTCTATGAAG GTATCAAGAAAGCAGTGGAAGAACTTAATCCAATTAGGAGGACAGTTTTCGGCATGCTCTACAACTA CAAACTTGGTTGGATGAAAAAGGGATATAAGCAAAGAGAAGCATCACGTTTGGCAGATCTATTAGCCTTCAGAAAG GTCAAAGCCAGGCTTGGTGGTCGTGTTCGACTAATAATCTCTGGTGGAGCAGCACTGAGCCCCGAGGTGGAAGAGTTCTTGCGTGTCACTACTTGTGCCTTTGTATGCCAAGGCTATG GTTTGACAGAAACATGTGGACCAACAACTCTTGGTTTTCCTGATGAAATGTGTATGGTTGGTACTGTTGGAGCTGTATCAATATACAATGAAATAAGGCTGGTGGAGGTTCCAGAGATGGGATACAACCCTCTTGAAACTCCTCCATGTGGTGAAATATGTGTAAGAGGGAAAACTGTGTTCAGTGGTTACTACAAAAATCCAGAGTTAACAAGGGAAGCTATTATAGATGGATGGTTTCACACAG GGGACATAGGAGAAATGCTTCCCAATGGAGTAATAAAGATTATTGACAGGAAGAAGAATCTTATCAAACTCACACAAGGAGAGTATATAGCACTAGAGCATCTAGAAAATGTTTATGGAATCACTCCTATAGTTGAAGAT ATTTGGGTTTATGGGAATAGCTTGAAGTCAATGCTAGTTGCAGTAATAGTTCCTAATGAAGAAGTTGTGAACAAGTGGGCATATACAAATGGTCACATATCTTCTTTCCCCAAACTCTGTTCTCTTGACCAACTCAACAAATATGTGCTATCTGAGCTCAAATTGACAGCTGAGAGAAACAAG CTGAGGGGCTTTGAACATATAAAGGGGGTGATATTAGAGTCGCAGCCATTTGACATGGAAAGAGAATTGGTGACTGCAACactgaagaagaaaagaaacaagttgCTCAAGTATTATCAG GTGGAAATAGATGAGCTAtaccaaaatttgacgaaagagaagcaaaaaaattaa